DNA from Streptomyces sp. NBC_01260:
GGGCGAGGAGGCCGAAGGAGGCCTCGCCGGGACCGCCGGCCGCCAGGTACTCGGCCTCGGCCGCGTACATGCCGGTGAGAACGGTCATTGAGTCCGTAGCTGATGACTTCGTCATGCCGCCAGCATGATCACCGCAGTCCGGCCGTGTCCGGCGGCAAACAGACATCGTTGTCGAACGGCAGTTACTCGTGCGGTTCCCGCCCGGACCGGTCGCCCGCCACCAGCTGCCGTGCGGCAGCCGCATGACGTATGCCCGCCGGGTAGGGCAACGCCCGCACCAGCTTCTCGGCCCGGTCCAGGGCCTCCCGCGCGGCGTCGTCGTCCGCGAGCCGGAACAGGGACACCGCGAGGGCGATCCGTGCGTCCGGCTCGGCGATGCGCTCACCGGTCCGTCCGGCCCGTTCGGCCTCCGCGTGCGTGAGCCGCCGCGTCGATTCGGCGTGTCCCGCCCGGAGTTGCCCCAGGCCACAGCACCGGGGCCTCCTGGGCGAAGCCGTCCACCGCGCGGAGCGCCTCGCCCGGAAGGCCGGTACGCGGGGCGAGTCGGCGCGGGCCGTGCGTACTTCATGGCAGGCCTGCCGGTCCATCATCCCCGCCGCGGACCTCGGCCCGGTCCAGGAGGGCCGCGGCGTTCGAGGGAGCCCCAGTGCGTATCCGGACCAGGGCCGGCGTCGCCAGGCTGTACGGCAGACACCATGCGTCGTCCGGCTCGGCGATCGCCACCGCTGACCGATCGGCAGGCCGGTTGACGGTGAGTGCTGTGGCCGCCCATGCGGCGGTTCTGCGCCGGGGCGATCGGGACAGGTGCATCGGGATGCTCCTCCAGGAACGGTACGGAGGAGCCCGGACGCCAGAAGAGCAGCATGGCCCCGTTCGGGTCCCTGTCGAGACTCCGCATCCGCATGGGTGCCCTGAATGGCCCAGCCCTGCTCGCGCCCGCGCGCCGCAGGCCGTTCCCTGACAGACAGACAGACAGACAGACAGACGAGCCGGACCGGACCGGACCGGGCAGGGGAGCAAGGGTGGAGGACGGAAGGGCACGGGAGGATGACGGCTCCGGGCAGTCCGAGCAGTCCGAACTCGAAGGTCTGCGCACGCGGGTGACAGCCCTTGAACGCGGAGTGGCACGGTCGCCCCGGCACCGCGGCCGGTCCTTCCTCGCCGCGCTGCTGATCACGGTCGGATGCCTGCTCACACCCCTCTCCGTCGTCGCCGCCTGGGCGGCCGACGAGGTGGGGGACACCAGCCGCTACGTGGACACGGTCGGACCCCTGGCCTCCGACGCCGATGTCCAGGACGCCGTGGCCGGACGGGTGACCGACGCGCTCATGACCCGGATCGACCTCTCCACCCTGCTCGCCGACGTGGCGCCCGCGGACCGGCCGCGCCTGGAGAAGGCCCTGGGGCGGCTGGGTGACTCACTGGAGGCCGCGGTCCGCAGCTTCGTGCACGACAAGGCGAGCGCGGTCGCCGCCTCGGACGAGTTCAAGAAGATCTGGACCGAGGCCAACCGCCGGGCGCACAGCGCCGTGGTCAAGGCTCTGACCGGAAAGGGCGGCGGGGCGCTCACGCTGACGAACGACGCGGTCACCCTCGACCTCGGCCCGGTCGTCGAACGCGTCGAGCAGCGTCTGGTCGACGCCGGGATGACGGTCGCCGGGCGGATCCCCGAGATCCACACCGACATCACGCTCGTCAGGTCCGATGACATCGGCAAGGTCAAGACGTACATGCGGGTCCTGCAGTTCCTGGGCAACTGGCTGCCGGTCATCGCCCTCGTCCTGATCGCCGCCGGTGTGCTGCTCGCGGTGCGGCGACGGCGGGCCCTGGTCGCGGGATGTCTCGGCGCCGCCGTCGCCGCCGGTGTCCTCGGCATCGGGCTGCGCATCTTCCGGGGGTTCTACCTGGACGCGCTGCCGGCCGACGTCTCCCAGGGCGCGGCGGGCGCGGTCTACGACGCCCTGACCCACTTCCTGCAGACCACGGTCCGGATGGTCGTCGCACTCGGCGTCGTCATCGCCCTGGCGGCCTGGCTCACCGGTCCGGGCCGACGCGCCGGACTCGTACGGCGGCTATGGGTCTCCGGCATCGCGGCGGTGCGTTCCACCGCCGACGGTGCCGGACTGCGCACCGGGCCGGTGGGGCCCTTCGTGCGCCGCTTCCGCACCTGGATCACCTGGGTGCTGGTGGCCGTCTCGCTGCTGGTCTACCTGCTGTGGTCGTACCCCACGGGCTGGGTGGTTGTCGGGCTCGCGCTGTGCCTGCTGTTCCTCATGGCCGTGGTGGAGTTCCTGGCGGCCCGGCCGGCCACGGGGGACCGGGAACCGGTGGCGCCTCCTGTCTGACCGGCCGCCGCCACCCCGAAGGTGATCTCGGACATGTTGTTCGGTGCCTCGCCGGTCAGACGCAGCACATTGGTCCGCCCCTCGACGATCGAGACATGGACGTCCGTGCCGGCAGCGATGTCCGCCTGATCGGGGAGCGGATCGCCTGCGTCGTCGCGCAGGACGACGTCGCTCCCGCAGCCCGCGATGGCGTCCGACCGGTCCCGGAAGGCCCCGAAGAGCCCGTCCGGGTCGGGCAGCCCCGTGGTGTCCGTGACCGAGGCGACGGGCCGTCGGGTGGTCGTCACCCGACGGCGACCGACGACAACGCCGCGAGGTGCGGCACCAGACCCCGCGAGCCCAGCATGATCCAAACGAAAGACCCTAGCTCTGCGGGACGTCCTTGACGAAGACGATCCCGTCGACTCGGGCCAGATGGGCCGGGTCGAGCGGGGCATAGCCGTAGTAGGGGGACACGCGGGGTTCGGGCCGCGTGTCGCCGAGGGCGATGGCCAGCCGGGGAGCGTCGACGACGCAGCGGTCCTCGGGGAGCGCGTACAGGAGCCCCTCGACGGTGTCCGGTGCCGGGGTGTCCACTCCCTGGTGCCGGATCGTGCCGAGGACCGTGGCCACGAAGGCATACTCCGCACCCAGGTGTGCGCTCACGTGCGCGCCGGCGCTCCACCACTCCAGCGGCAGGCCGCCCATCCGCGTCGTGCTCTTGTCCCGCTGAAGGTGCCCGTTGTGGGCGTGGACCAGCGCCGGGCCCCGTTCGGCGATGGCGAGCAGGTTGGCGGCCATCATCGAGTCCCGCAGGCTCACCAGCCATGTCATGCGGCTCGGCGAAGTGTCGGCCATCCGGAAGTGGTACCGCAGCAGCCCGGTGGCGGTGCGCCCGTACAGGCGCGCCCGGTCCCAGTCGTCCCACGAGGTCGCGGTGATCAGGTGTGGCGTCTGCGCGTCGAGCAGGGCCACCAGATCGTCGGCGAGCAGCCGCAGCTCCCCGGCCTCTTCCGACTGCCCCACGGACTGGGTCGGGTCCATCATCGCGGCGGGATTGGTCCACCGGTCGTCGGTGCCGAGCAGGCGGTCGAGCGTTTCCGCGGTGCAGGGGAGCAGGCCCGCGTCCACCTGGGCCGAGAGATAGCCGTGGAGCGCGGTAAGAGCGGGCCGGGGGCTCGCGGCGCCGGTGATCTCCAGCGGGCCGTCGAAACCGGCGAAGCGGATCCGCTCGGACGCGGGGCGGCCGTCGTTGTGGGCGCGCATCCAGCGCACGAGCTCGCGGTTGGCCGCTGAGGCACCCCAGCCGTGGCTGAACCCGTGCTCCATGACCTGGTCGAGAGTGCCTGTGCCGGAAGTGACGTAGCCATCCACGACCAGGCCCATCAGACAGTCGCTCTCGATCGCGATCGTCCGGTAGCCCTCCTGCTCGACGAGCTGGCGGAAGAGCTCGTTGCGCACGTCGAGCAGAGCGTCCTCGCCGTGGGTGGGCTCGCCCAGAGCGAGCAGCCGCGGCCGGGCCGGGAGCAGTTTCATGACGGCGGAGGCCTCGACGGCATGGGCGATGTCCTTGATTTCAGTAGCCATGCCTTCAACGGTATCGTTGAACCCTCGATTGAGACTTTCCCGCGATACTGGCAGGACGATGAGACGAAACCTTCAAAACGGTGAACGGCTCAGGCCGGTTGATCTGGCGCGCGGGCACGGTCTGTCCACCCAGGCGATCAGGAACTACGAAGAGGCCGGCATCCTTCCGGCCGCCGGCCGCTCACCCCACGGATACCGCACCTACACCCCGCTGCACGCGGGTGCCCTGCGCGCATTTCTCGCCCTGGTGCCCGGCCACGGCCACCGGACGGCGACGTCGATCATGCGCGCGGTGAACGAGGGCGCGGCCGATGAGGCGTTCCACCTCATCGACGAGAGCCACGCCCAGCTCCACGACGACCGCCGGACCCTCCAGGCTGTGGAGAGCGCCCTCCGTGACCTGGAGCCCACCACGGCGTCCGGGGCCGGTGCGGGCTCGGACGCCGCCGCGACCCCCGGGCCCGGTGGCACGTTCATCGGGCCGCTCGCGGGGAAGCTCGGAATCCGGCCCGCGACGCTGCGCAAATGGGAGGGCGCCGGGCTCGTGAGCCCGGGCCGCGACCCGCTGACCGGCTACCGCGTCTACGACGAGGCCGACGTACGCGATGCCCGGCTGGCCCACCAACTGAGGCGGGGCGGCTATCTGCTGGAGCAGATCGCCCCGCTGATCGCCCAGGTGCGGGCGGCCGGCGGGCTGGAGCCGCTGGAGGCCGCACTGGGCGACTGGCGCGGCCGGCTGTCCGCCCGCGGGCGGGCGATGCTGACCGGGGCCGCAGAGTTGGAGGCGTACCTCCATCAGCGCGATGCCGCTTCGGCCGCCGGTGTCGGCCCGGTCCTGGACTGAGCCCCGCCCCTCACCGCACGCGAGATGAGACGGCCGCGCACCCTCCGAGCCGTCCAGGAGACCGGGCGCGACAGAGGAGTTGCGCGAGGCGGACATGAGCCGGAGAAGCCGCTGAGGCCGGAGCAGTCGTCGGAGTCAGGGGAGTGCGGCTCCGTCACCTCCCTCGCTGTGGCTGAGCCACGTCACGGGGTCCCTGGCGGGCGGCTGCGGGTAGAACCGCCGGGCCCAGCGCCGGAACGGGCCGATCGGGCCGTCTCCGGCGGCCAGCCGAGGAGGTTGCTGGTACTGCTTGTGATGCCAGATCGGGAAGTCGGCCGCCGTGAACTCGCAGCTGGAGCGGAAGATGACCCGGTCCAGAAGCCGAGCAGCAGTGCGGCTGACCGCCCGCGCGAGCGGCGGCGGCAGCCGGCCCGGCTCGGTGAAGGCGATGCGGTTCAACTGCCGGAACTGCATCCGGTTGGGCGCGATCGCCGTCGGCATCACCATCGTGCACATCCGCAGCCCGAAGCGGGGCGTGTGCACGTCGGCGTGCAGGCAACCGAGCCCGTATCCGTCCACCTCCACATCGACGGTGAAGCTGCCCACGAGCGGCGCCGTCTCATGGGCTCGCACAGAGACGTGGAACGCGTCGTCGTGGTACACCACCGGCCCGCCGATCTCGGCCTTGACCCAGCCGTGCAGGGTGGCGAAGTGCCCCAGGTCCACCGAGTTCTCGATGACCTCCTG
Protein-coding regions in this window:
- a CDS encoding TioE family transcriptional regulator; amino-acid sequence: MRRNLQNGERLRPVDLARGHGLSTQAIRNYEEAGILPAAGRSPHGYRTYTPLHAGALRAFLALVPGHGHRTATSIMRAVNEGAADEAFHLIDESHAQLHDDRRTLQAVESALRDLEPTTASGAGAGSDAAATPGPGGTFIGPLAGKLGIRPATLRKWEGAGLVSPGRDPLTGYRVYDEADVRDARLAHQLRRGGYLLEQIAPLIAQVRAAGGLEPLEAALGDWRGRLSARGRAMLTGAAELEAYLHQRDAASAAGVGPVLD
- a CDS encoding Rieske 2Fe-2S domain-containing protein produces the protein MEVSPEYGRAISEGPTPADAAGAPALPYPSGWSALAFSHELRPGTVLTRPLAGQDVVLYRLGSGALRAVRPYCPHLGAHLGLATVDGDELTCPFHFFAFGPDGACVRTGYGTPPPRSPLTQLPVHEVNGAVFVWRHHDGRAPDWWVPRWHEIGHRPARTAAWELAGNVQEVIENSVDLGHFATLHGWVKAEIGGPVVYHDDAFHVSVRAHETAPLVGSFTVDVEVDGYGLGCLHADVHTPRFGLRMCTMVMPTAIAPNRMQFRQLNRIAFTEPGRLPPPLARAVSRTAARLLDRVIFRSSCEFTAADFPIWHHKQYQQPPRLAAGDGPIGPFRRWARRFYPQPPARDPVTWLSHSEGGDGAALP
- a CDS encoding erythromycin esterase family protein; the protein is MATEIKDIAHAVEASAVMKLLPARPRLLALGEPTHGEDALLDVRNELFRQLVEQEGYRTIAIESDCLMGLVVDGYVTSGTGTLDQVMEHGFSHGWGASAANRELVRWMRAHNDGRPASERIRFAGFDGPLEITGAASPRPALTALHGYLSAQVDAGLLPCTAETLDRLLGTDDRWTNPAAMMDPTQSVGQSEEAGELRLLADDLVALLDAQTPHLITATSWDDWDRARLYGRTATGLLRYHFRMADTSPSRMTWLVSLRDSMMAANLLAIAERGPALVHAHNGHLQRDKSTTRMGGLPLEWWSAGAHVSAHLGAEYAFVATVLGTIRHQGVDTPAPDTVEGLLYALPEDRCVVDAPRLAIALGDTRPEPRVSPYYGYAPLDPAHLARVDGIVFVKDVPQS